In a genomic window of uncultured Sphaerochaeta sp.:
- the trpR gene encoding trp operon repressor encodes MDTNYEDLISIFAKTTDPEEMKKLFEEMLTPSERKDLVLRWNLMKDLYRGLPQREIANSYGISLCKITRGSKILKQKDSYCKRLLSDRYDDHLHI; translated from the coding sequence ATGGATACCAACTATGAGGATCTGATCAGCATTTTCGCCAAGACCACCGATCCTGAGGAGATGAAGAAGCTCTTCGAGGAGATGCTGACACCCAGCGAGCGCAAGGACCTGGTGCTCAGATGGAATCTGATGAAGGACCTCTACCGAGGCCTGCCCCAGCGGGAGATCGCGAATTCCTACGGCATTTCCTTGTGCAAGATCACCCGTGGCTCCAAGATCCTGAAGCAAAAGGATTCGTACTGCAAGCGACTGCTCAGCGATCGCTATGATGACCACCTGCATATCTAG
- a CDS encoding undecaprenyl-phosphate glucose phosphotransferase has translation MKNGNRALLALKVTWDSLAVLLSWLLAGYLRFYILPGGRLASFDLFIQLSVFVLTFNIFFLSKNGLYVEELEHSWRKETSKLIFSSFEAFLLLVIVLYFFFSDKVSRIAIGLHYFLIVVFLVTERTIISSHIKACYRKGKYTRRILLVGFGQKLERYEKALHSRRTQGIKLVGQYDGVGTHIGGAKQVKARTLREAVEQTQPDLVVIGYPGREYDQQERMVAQALDLLNEKVVMLPSLPESYIGTQISDFRWIPLLTLNAADMGFFQKVVKRLFDIVACSLGVILISPFLLAIALIVKFSSPGPVIFKQKRVTKDEKIFTMYKFRSMRTDIPEGTAHWTEENDPRVTRIGRFLRRTSLDELPQLFNVIGGSMSLIGPRPERPELVEKFNTEIPGYRMRHRAKAGISGWAQVNGWRGNTSLERRIEFDLYYIRNWNILFDLKIVLFTFFRGFVNENAY, from the coding sequence ATGAAGAATGGGAATAGGGCATTGTTGGCTTTGAAAGTGACGTGGGACAGCTTGGCTGTCCTCCTCTCTTGGTTGCTTGCTGGTTATTTGCGTTTCTATATTCTCCCTGGTGGGCGTCTGGCATCGTTTGATTTGTTCATTCAGCTCTCCGTGTTTGTTCTTACGTTCAACATCTTTTTTCTGAGTAAGAATGGTTTGTATGTGGAGGAACTTGAACACTCGTGGCGGAAGGAGACCAGCAAGCTCATCTTCAGCTCCTTCGAGGCTTTCCTGCTGTTGGTCATCGTGCTCTACTTCTTCTTCTCCGATAAGGTCAGCCGTATTGCCATCGGGTTGCACTACTTCTTGATCGTAGTCTTCCTGGTTACCGAGAGAACCATCATCTCCAGCCACATCAAGGCTTGTTACCGAAAGGGCAAGTATACCAGAAGGATCCTTCTGGTGGGCTTTGGACAGAAGCTGGAGCGATACGAGAAGGCTCTGCACAGCAGAAGGACGCAGGGTATCAAGTTGGTCGGCCAATACGATGGGGTAGGGACACACATCGGGGGTGCGAAACAGGTCAAGGCGAGGACTCTGCGTGAGGCTGTTGAGCAAACCCAACCGGATCTTGTGGTCATAGGATATCCGGGTAGAGAGTATGACCAACAGGAGAGGATGGTAGCCCAGGCCCTGGACTTGCTCAACGAGAAAGTGGTCATGCTGCCCTCGCTGCCGGAGTCGTATATTGGGACGCAGATTTCCGACTTCCGCTGGATACCGCTGCTAACGCTCAATGCCGCTGATATGGGGTTCTTCCAGAAGGTGGTCAAGCGATTGTTTGATATTGTTGCCTGTTCCCTTGGGGTGATCCTGATTTCGCCCTTCTTGCTGGCAATTGCGCTCATAGTAAAGTTTTCTTCGCCAGGACCCGTTATTTTCAAGCAAAAACGGGTGACCAAGGACGAGAAAATCTTTACCATGTACAAGTTCAGAAGTATGCGTACGGATATTCCCGAGGGTACTGCCCATTGGACTGAGGAGAATGACCCGAGGGTGACCAGGATAGGGCGATTCCTGAGAAGGACCAGTCTTGATGAGCTGCCCCAGTTGTTCAATGTCATTGGCGGTTCGATGAGCCTGATCGGTCCAAGACCGGAACGCCCCGAGCTGGTGGAGAAGTTCAACACCGAGATCCCCGGCTATAGGATGCGCCATCGGGCGAAAGCTGGCATCTCGGGATGGGCTCAGGTAAACGGATGGAGAGGGAACACTTCGCTTGAGCGCCGGATTGAGTTTGACCTCTACTATATCCGCAACTGGAATATCCTGTTTGATCTGAAGATTGTGCTCTTTACCTTCTTCAGGGGTTTTGTGAATGAGAACGCCTATTAG
- a CDS encoding VIT1/CCC1 transporter family protein: METKQLSNKTLHVLLLLQKGELTEHLIYDRLSKRVKDEHNSNVLKRIGAEELRHAKIWENITGKTARPNKVKAWFYSFLALLLGYTFVLKKMERGEDKATRFYASIIAEVPQAKQISEDEDRHEQQLLAMLDEERLQYIGSMVLGLSDALVELSGTLAGLTFALQNTRLIALSGLITGISATLSMASSEYLSAKNSGDKNAAKSSMYTGIAYLFTVAFMVLPYLLFESYVLALAVMLATVVIIIMLFTYYTSVAKDLPFGRRFLEMAAISLGVAAISFVIGILVKRFLGIDI; the protein is encoded by the coding sequence ATGGAAACCAAGCAATTGAGCAACAAAACCTTGCATGTCCTGCTATTGCTGCAAAAGGGCGAGCTGACCGAACATCTCATCTATGACAGGCTTTCCAAGCGCGTGAAAGACGAGCACAACAGCAACGTACTCAAGCGCATCGGAGCCGAAGAACTCCGCCATGCCAAGATATGGGAAAACATCACCGGCAAGACAGCCAGACCAAACAAGGTGAAAGCATGGTTCTACAGCTTCCTTGCTCTCTTGCTCGGCTATACCTTCGTACTGAAAAAAATGGAAAGAGGTGAAGACAAAGCCACCCGCTTCTATGCAAGCATCATCGCAGAAGTTCCCCAAGCCAAGCAGATCAGCGAGGACGAGGACCGACATGAGCAACAATTGCTGGCAATGCTGGATGAAGAGCGGCTGCAGTACATCGGTTCGATGGTACTGGGACTCAGCGATGCGCTGGTAGAGCTTTCAGGTACCTTGGCAGGCCTTACCTTTGCCCTGCAGAACACCCGCCTCATCGCCCTCTCGGGCCTGATAACCGGCATCTCTGCAACCCTATCGATGGCAAGCAGCGAATATCTGTCGGCAAAGAACAGCGGGGACAAGAATGCTGCGAAGAGCAGTATGTACACCGGCATCGCCTACCTCTTCACGGTGGCATTCATGGTACTCCCCTACCTTCTGTTTGAAAGTTATGTCCTTGCCTTGGCAGTGATGCTCGCAACGGTGGTGATAATCATCATGCTCTTTACGTATTACACTTCGGTAGCGAAAGACCTGCCCTTCGGCAGACGTTTCTTGGAAATGGCGGCCATCAGCCTTGGGGTTGCCGCCATATCGTTTGTGATCGGAATCCTGGTAAAGCGATTCCTGGGAATTGACATCTGA
- a CDS encoding UDP-N-acetylglucosamine--LPS N-acetylglucosamine transferase: MFGAMLYVNAGKGHYVPAKAAYDALLRSGHTGCVEDMFAILNSPFWQWFCRAEWRFLLRHPQLERCFHATQDTRFTAFWLSTLPLILPVRKAFLTWYEATQPDFILCTNFLGGTIITAIAKKEKLKAPIFVYAADVFNNPTAGFNRNIDRIFVPTLIGKENLSRQGYRKEQVVFAPFPLQSSVQTMERLSKQEARKLLNLEDRFTLLLNFGGEGIGSTALVEELGKRGLDWQIVVVGMLREHMKTRLAELQSRYPTLLIESPGFVTNIGTYMCACDVQAGKAGANALMESMSLRRPFMISELLHAARDTARFFARYQVGWVVRNHRKQADILQAFAQSEEQRKAMEDRLSTLPISFDSDRFISLLLEQVQTCFLSDNSLL, translated from the coding sequence ATGTTTGGAGCCATGCTCTATGTCAATGCGGGAAAGGGGCATTATGTTCCTGCGAAGGCGGCGTATGATGCGCTGCTGCGTTCTGGGCACACAGGGTGTGTCGAGGACATGTTCGCCATTCTGAACTCCCCTTTTTGGCAGTGGTTTTGTCGAGCCGAATGGAGGTTTCTCCTCCGTCACCCCCAGCTGGAGCGGTGTTTCCACGCAACACAGGATACCCGGTTCACAGCATTCTGGCTCTCCACCCTCCCCCTCATTCTTCCGGTGCGCAAAGCCTTTCTGACATGGTACGAGGCAACACAACCTGACTTCATCCTCTGTACCAACTTCCTCGGGGGAACGATCATCACCGCCATTGCAAAGAAAGAAAAACTCAAGGCCCCCATTTTCGTCTATGCTGCAGATGTCTTCAACAACCCCACTGCAGGATTCAACCGAAATATCGACCGGATATTTGTTCCCACGCTCATCGGCAAGGAGAACCTCTCCCGACAGGGGTATCGCAAAGAGCAGGTGGTGTTTGCTCCGTTTCCCTTGCAATCATCAGTCCAGACGATGGAGAGGCTCTCCAAACAGGAAGCAAGAAAGCTGCTCAACCTGGAGGACAGGTTCACGCTTCTCTTGAATTTTGGGGGTGAGGGGATCGGAAGCACAGCCTTGGTTGAGGAGCTGGGAAAGCGGGGTCTTGATTGGCAGATTGTCGTGGTTGGCATGCTGCGTGAGCATATGAAGACCCGGCTTGCAGAGTTGCAAAGCCGTTATCCTACGCTTCTCATTGAAAGCCCCGGGTTTGTTACAAACATCGGAACCTACATGTGTGCATGTGATGTACAGGCAGGCAAGGCTGGAGCAAATGCGCTGATGGAGTCCATGTCACTGAGGCGGCCTTTCATGATCAGCGAACTGTTGCATGCCGCCCGTGATACCGCCAGGTTCTTTGCCCGCTACCAAGTTGGCTGGGTGGTGAGGAATCATCGCAAGCAAGCTGACATCCTCCAAGCGTTTGCGCAGTCGGAGGAACAACGCAAAGCCATGGAAGACAGGCTTTCGACGCTTCCCATCTCTTTTGATTCAGATCGGTTCATAAGCCTGCTTTTGGAGCAAGTTCAGACTTGTTTCTTGTCCGATAATTCCCTATTGTAG
- a CDS encoding DUF6675 family protein — protein sequence MKVRAFVLMLLLSLSCSGAWAAEADIREALPSLSEAEYQELLGGVIVDGSTIGGGSILPYVVPGTEAAKRAAQAQNAEGGFSIAAVSYIPYGPKLKAMDTKTRQLAIFNKIRAISTQEGITYISWRAGNKPKVLIEKSSYMEDDKNLNNLLPDPIATSFPYSLQNYVYQRDSSFGGNRYLHTYTNTDEEIFVEIKNISSMRVLGIFTAVKKEQLTISMATYQMEDGLLLMALTTIRDRDPKVSVLGITVDLPSAFKRRITALQNWFVDQLATIEN from the coding sequence ATGAAAGTACGTGCTTTTGTGCTGATGCTGTTGTTGAGCCTGAGTTGTTCAGGTGCATGGGCAGCTGAGGCAGATATTCGGGAGGCTCTTCCCAGCCTCAGTGAGGCTGAGTACCAGGAGTTGCTTGGCGGGGTGATTGTTGACGGCAGCACAATCGGGGGAGGAAGCATCCTTCCCTATGTGGTGCCGGGTACTGAAGCCGCCAAACGTGCTGCACAAGCCCAGAATGCCGAGGGTGGGTTCTCCATTGCTGCAGTAAGTTACATCCCCTATGGCCCCAAGCTCAAAGCTATGGATACGAAGACCAGACAGCTGGCCATTTTCAACAAGATTCGGGCCATTTCCACCCAAGAGGGAATTACCTATATTTCCTGGAGGGCCGGGAACAAGCCCAAGGTTCTGATCGAAAAGTCTTCCTACATGGAGGATGACAAGAATCTGAACAACCTGCTTCCTGATCCTATTGCCACGAGCTTTCCGTACTCCCTGCAGAACTACGTCTACCAGCGCGACTCCTCCTTTGGGGGAAACCGTTATCTGCACACCTACACCAACACTGATGAGGAGATCTTCGTCGAGATCAAGAACATCAGTTCCATGCGGGTATTGGGAATCTTTACCGCTGTGAAGAAAGAACAGCTTACGATCAGCATGGCCACCTATCAGATGGAAGATGGCCTCTTGCTCATGGCTCTCACTACCATCAGGGATCGTGACCCCAAGGTTTCGGTGCTGGGCATCACGGTTGATCTCCCGTCCGCTTTCAAGCGGCGTATCACTGCCTTGCAGAACTGGTTCGTTGACCAGCTTGCGACCATAGAAAACTGA
- a CDS encoding UDP-N-acetylglucosamine--LPS N-acetylglucosamine transferase, translating to MHIALFYVDAGKGHLTPAQALSDAFIRLGHTTVVDDLFSACNAPIINWMSKNNWRFLLHFPRYEAFINPKADTRFNASIIRFFSKHSHGPKDFGQWFDKHRPDCIVVPHFLAGALIQPMVKHLGLEVPVFEYAADVVFTPNLGINSELDKLYICTEIGKELAIKQGQKEETISLCPFPLKTEMMFSQPLEKGEARTLLGLEDKFTVLLNLGGEGIGTTDFLEEVVKRGLDWQIITVGNLSPSTKLQYKLFKERNPDFRLHTPGFVKNIHQYICACDVQAGKAGANSLMESLSLKRPFLISNLLYAAWPTTIFFERRKVGWVENSVPKQVDILQQYSLNPEAQQAMEEAFRLLPLTFDSDRFASMIIDDAKEVLRTKYKRTEKA from the coding sequence ATGCATATCGCTTTGTTCTACGTAGACGCAGGGAAAGGACATCTTACACCGGCACAGGCCCTCTCCGATGCTTTCATCCGCCTTGGGCATACCACAGTGGTGGATGATCTGTTTTCTGCATGCAATGCCCCCATCATCAACTGGATGAGCAAGAACAACTGGCGATTCCTGCTGCATTTTCCCCGTTATGAGGCCTTCATCAACCCCAAGGCCGATACCCGATTCAACGCAAGCATCATACGCTTCTTCTCCAAGCACTCCCACGGACCCAAGGATTTCGGGCAGTGGTTTGACAAACATAGGCCGGATTGCATAGTGGTTCCCCACTTCCTCGCCGGGGCTCTGATACAACCGATGGTGAAGCACCTTGGCCTTGAAGTACCTGTCTTCGAATATGCCGCAGATGTCGTCTTCACCCCGAACCTTGGGATCAACAGTGAGTTGGACAAGCTGTACATCTGTACCGAGATCGGCAAGGAACTTGCCATCAAGCAGGGGCAGAAGGAAGAGACGATCTCCCTGTGCCCCTTCCCGCTCAAGACGGAAATGATGTTCAGCCAGCCATTGGAAAAAGGGGAAGCTCGTACCCTACTGGGGTTGGAAGACAAGTTCACCGTGCTGCTCAACCTCGGGGGAGAAGGTATCGGGACAACAGATTTCCTGGAAGAGGTGGTCAAGCGAGGACTCGATTGGCAGATTATCACGGTAGGCAATCTCAGCCCCTCCACGAAGCTCCAGTACAAGCTTTTCAAGGAGAGAAACCCTGACTTCCGGCTTCATACTCCCGGCTTTGTGAAAAACATCCACCAATACATTTGTGCCTGCGATGTACAGGCAGGAAAAGCTGGGGCGAACTCCCTGATGGAGTCGCTTTCACTCAAGCGTCCCTTCCTTATCTCCAACCTGCTCTACGCTGCATGGCCGACCACCATCTTCTTTGAACGAAGAAAGGTGGGCTGGGTGGAAAACTCCGTGCCCAAGCAAGTGGACATCCTCCAACAGTACAGCCTGAACCCGGAGGCCCAACAAGCGATGGAAGAGGCCTTCAGGCTCCTTCCCCTCACCTTTGACAGCGATCGGTTCGCGTCCATGATCATCGATGATGCCAAGGAAGTGCTGAGAACCAAGTATAAGAGAACAGAGAAAGCCTAA
- a CDS encoding MMPL family transporter: MLLLILACTLAALTMLPSLELNSEYINLLPPKEEHRLLRQEVLNVSGSTPGDLYCLIEGEQVFTADTLNAVQKVLDELSTLEEVKKPLSPFSFVTVQKKGTRLSTFPLSPVKEGSSWTDEDAKIFKQRLEADEIAKGLLSTEEGNALLFQVALKEKRTDQADVHQKIRDIVSILSNYAEVSLIGTPLFEDRVLFYLSHDLNRLLILCMAVIVLLFYLAFRSKRAVIIPFSLSLIALFWTLACMVLLGYALTVVNIIVPSMVLILGSSYAIHVLSEYYRSLSANATKEERNQQIVDSVTRISKTIFGACLTTIVGFLSLLICELEAFKELGIAVSLGIFFCALLSMLYIPAILSILPTPKQKDLRTFTHGPIARLVHTLSLRSVRSWPVAIILFAALLVSFIFTKQQVSIETDYLTYFPKNDQLIAQSIAFAQEIGGSDPHYITLTAPKQEKNYFLRPDVLQQVHAFEEELLRTNKDITHMLSFSRYVAFLHSVHQGTSRIPDTPGLLLTLSRLLVVVSKQMDHPMLSSLISEDGSRITITVRSFDSRYNSWESLESVQKLQQSIRDARHLLPSELIIDDWGVGVDALRMSKSIASDQNRSLLLSLVLVLFIVIIQFKSFKTGVFALVPTLTGIMGNYLFMYLLDIPFDVVTIIFASVTVGVGVDAAIHFLLRFRRRQAEHPALPYEVVVAQTLEDTGRPILLTSSALILGLLVLLFASFLPIRYFGLLLSFALLVTTFATLFILPSLMIALHKLSARSRRRP, encoded by the coding sequence GTGCTTCTTCTCATTCTAGCCTGCACCCTTGCAGCGCTGACCATGCTTCCTTCGCTTGAGCTCAATAGTGAATACATCAACTTGCTGCCTCCCAAGGAGGAACACAGGCTGCTCAGGCAAGAGGTACTCAACGTCAGTGGATCTACACCCGGCGACCTCTACTGTTTGATCGAGGGCGAACAGGTCTTTACTGCCGACACCCTGAACGCGGTCCAAAAGGTCCTTGATGAGCTATCCACACTGGAAGAAGTCAAAAAGCCGCTTTCACCATTCTCCTTCGTCACGGTCCAGAAGAAAGGAACCAGACTTTCCACCTTCCCCCTCAGCCCAGTGAAGGAAGGGAGTTCCTGGACCGATGAAGATGCAAAAATCTTCAAGCAAAGGCTGGAAGCCGATGAAATTGCGAAGGGGCTGCTCTCCACCGAAGAGGGCAATGCCCTGCTTTTCCAGGTAGCCCTGAAGGAAAAACGCACCGACCAAGCAGACGTTCACCAGAAGATCCGGGACATTGTGAGCATCCTCTCCAACTATGCCGAGGTCTCACTCATCGGAACCCCGCTCTTTGAGGATAGGGTACTCTTCTATCTCTCCCACGACCTCAATAGGCTGCTCATTCTCTGTATGGCAGTCATCGTACTGCTCTTCTACCTTGCCTTCCGTTCCAAGCGGGCCGTCATCATTCCGTTTTCCCTCTCCCTCATCGCCTTGTTCTGGACACTTGCCTGCATGGTGTTGCTGGGGTATGCATTGACGGTGGTGAATATCATTGTCCCCTCCATGGTACTCATCCTTGGATCATCCTATGCCATTCATGTGCTGAGTGAGTACTATCGGAGTCTTTCTGCAAATGCCACCAAGGAGGAGCGAAATCAGCAGATTGTTGATTCGGTGACAAGAATCAGCAAGACCATCTTCGGTGCCTGCCTTACCACCATCGTAGGGTTTCTTTCCCTCCTGATTTGTGAGCTGGAAGCCTTCAAGGAACTGGGAATAGCCGTATCGCTGGGAATTTTCTTTTGTGCCCTGCTCTCCATGCTGTACATACCAGCCATCCTCTCGATACTCCCAACCCCAAAGCAAAAGGATCTGAGGACGTTCACCCATGGGCCCATTGCCCGACTTGTCCATACGCTCAGTCTTCGTTCCGTCCGGTCTTGGCCAGTTGCCATCATCCTCTTTGCGGCCCTGTTGGTCTCTTTCATCTTCACCAAACAACAGGTAAGCATCGAAACCGATTATTTGACCTACTTTCCGAAGAACGACCAGCTCATAGCCCAATCAATTGCGTTTGCACAGGAAATCGGAGGTTCGGATCCTCATTACATCACCCTCACAGCCCCGAAGCAGGAGAAAAACTACTTCCTGCGCCCGGATGTCCTGCAGCAAGTGCATGCATTCGAAGAGGAATTGCTTCGCACCAACAAGGACATCACCCACATGCTCTCCTTCAGTCGGTATGTCGCTTTCCTCCACTCGGTGCATCAGGGTACTTCCCGGATCCCCGATACCCCAGGCTTGCTCTTGACGCTCTCCCGATTGTTGGTGGTGGTGAGCAAGCAGATGGATCACCCCATGCTCTCCTCTCTCATCAGCGAGGATGGTTCAAGGATTACCATCACCGTCCGATCCTTCGACAGCAGGTACAACAGCTGGGAAAGCCTGGAAAGTGTGCAAAAGCTCCAACAGTCCATCAGGGATGCAAGACATCTGCTTCCGAGTGAACTTATCATTGATGACTGGGGAGTCGGTGTTGATGCATTACGGATGAGCAAGAGCATTGCAAGTGATCAGAATCGCTCCCTGCTGCTCTCCCTTGTGCTGGTACTCTTCATTGTGATCATCCAGTTCAAATCCTTCAAGACAGGAGTGTTTGCCTTGGTCCCCACACTCACCGGCATCATGGGAAACTATCTCTTCATGTACCTGCTGGACATCCCCTTCGATGTGGTGACGATCATCTTTGCATCGGTAACGGTGGGCGTAGGTGTGGATGCAGCCATCCACTTCTTGCTGCGCTTCAGAAGAAGACAGGCAGAGCATCCTGCCCTGCCCTATGAGGTTGTGGTGGCCCAGACTCTGGAAGATACGGGAAGACCAATCCTGCTCACGTCCTCTGCTCTTATCCTGGGTCTTTTGGTACTGCTGTTTGCAAGCTTCCTGCCGATCAGATACTTCGGCCTGCTGCTCAGCTTCGCTCTGCTGGTAACTACCTTTGCCACCCTCTTCATACTACCTTCGCTGATGATAGCCTTGCATAAGCTCAGCGCAAGGAGTAGGAGGCGCCCATAA
- a CDS encoding glycosyltransferase family 8 protein, which produces MSILVLSDALTALPPSCSALQSEIGETGCFSSAFLSDVSLADGEYLLFSSDAVHLSPNPEQVSVQESFLTEKTIAAYRLFDEKSLRALLEGNQVLTCREERLETTVRTHLLGRLNVQESDLETLLSILKIRYPHYHESALSYLDQKNYLKSVAWFMEASLAKEFAGFVRSVAQAFLDGFDLGKVDVGRVRSLRTFFPLLFTAFLNAPPSLRVKRLGSVSILNASTELSLPQWKEGAITVVFASNEKFAPALGVCMNSLLEHTDPSRFYDIIVLESDISEFSKARLELLVSRFAQAKLRFFNPKALLAGRQLQKNPADHISLETYYRFLIADILPQYRKVLYLDCDTVILEDVAKLAAVDLQGQVLGATIDVEIPALAGGLDPDLGPYLSKVIGLGEGEAYHQAGVLVLDLDKMRSLHSVDDWIGLAGERKYRYNDQDILNKECRGHYLTLPMEWNLVVDCNHRRLPIIEAGPYAVLQEYLEARRHPKIVHYAGFEKPWDAPDSDFAHEFWHYARTSEFYDRLLTMVQTSTASPGKQGLLLRLFPRGSKRRSLAKRLFYRTTGS; this is translated from the coding sequence ATGTCCATTCTGGTTCTCAGTGATGCACTGACAGCGCTTCCTCCTTCTTGCTCCGCCCTTCAGTCGGAGATAGGTGAAACTGGCTGTTTTTCTTCTGCCTTTTTGTCCGATGTGTCGCTTGCAGATGGTGAATACCTTCTTTTCAGCAGTGATGCTGTCCATCTCAGCCCGAATCCGGAACAAGTGTCTGTGCAGGAGTCCTTCCTGACTGAAAAGACCATTGCTGCATATCGGCTCTTTGATGAAAAGAGTCTGCGTGCTCTGCTTGAGGGCAACCAGGTGCTCACCTGCAGGGAAGAGAGGCTGGAAACAACCGTTCGTACCCATTTGCTGGGCCGTCTCAATGTGCAGGAATCAGACTTGGAAACGTTGCTTTCCATTCTTAAGATCCGCTATCCCCACTATCATGAGTCTGCATTGTCCTATCTGGATCAGAAAAACTATCTCAAGTCCGTTGCTTGGTTCATGGAAGCTTCACTTGCCAAAGAGTTTGCAGGCTTTGTCAGATCGGTGGCACAAGCTTTCCTTGATGGATTTGACCTTGGCAAGGTGGATGTCGGACGTGTACGTTCATTGCGTACCTTCTTTCCCTTGCTCTTCACTGCCTTCCTCAACGCGCCTCCTTCCTTGCGTGTGAAGCGGCTTGGCTCTGTCTCCATCCTCAATGCTTCCACTGAACTCTCCCTTCCACAGTGGAAAGAGGGTGCAATCACGGTGGTGTTTGCCTCCAATGAGAAGTTTGCGCCCGCACTCGGAGTGTGCATGAACTCCCTGCTGGAACACACTGATCCATCCCGCTTCTATGACATCATCGTCCTTGAATCGGATATCAGCGAATTCTCCAAGGCCCGCTTGGAGCTGTTGGTTTCGCGGTTTGCCCAGGCAAAGCTGAGGTTTTTCAACCCAAAGGCACTGCTTGCCGGCAGGCAGCTGCAGAAGAATCCTGCTGACCATATCAGTCTGGAGACCTATTACCGATTCCTCATCGCCGATATTCTTCCCCAGTACCGCAAAGTGCTCTATCTCGATTGTGATACCGTCATCCTTGAGGATGTGGCAAAGCTTGCTGCAGTGGATCTGCAGGGACAGGTTCTGGGGGCAACCATTGATGTGGAGATTCCAGCCCTCGCAGGTGGTTTGGATCCCGATCTTGGCCCCTATCTTTCCAAGGTGATTGGACTGGGGGAAGGCGAAGCATACCATCAGGCTGGGGTGCTGGTACTTGACTTGGATAAGATGCGCTCGCTCCACTCTGTCGATGACTGGATTGGCTTGGCAGGGGAGCGCAAGTATCGCTACAATGACCAGGATATCCTGAACAAGGAGTGTCGGGGACACTATCTTACGTTACCGATGGAGTGGAATCTTGTGGTTGATTGCAACCATAGGAGACTGCCTATCATCGAGGCAGGTCCCTATGCTGTGCTTCAGGAGTATCTGGAGGCCAGAAGGCATCCAAAAATTGTGCATTATGCAGGGTTTGAGAAACCTTGGGATGCACCGGATTCAGATTTTGCCCACGAGTTCTGGCATTATGCCCGGACCAGTGAATTTTATGACCGCTTGTTGACGATGGTGCAGACGAGCACGGCTTCCCCTGGGAAGCAGGGCCTGTTGCTGCGTCTTTTCCCCAGGGGGAGCAAACGGCGGTCTCTTGCCAAACGACTGTTTTACCGGACAACCGGAAGCTGA
- a CDS encoding glycosyltransferase family 2 protein has product MQEGLCSVIVPAYNCARTLAQSVASAVGQTYSNLEILIIDDASTDETWEVMQELAGTDERIKVVHLEKNGGVAKARNHLFSLAVGSYIAFLDSDDIWHADKLEKQIALLQSSGCDLVYSSYSFIDGDGRAIGKTKIVPSACSLKAVLKENFILPSTVVMRSSWVRNHTMDGSYAHEDLVFWLGLFQDGLTAVGNPEVLIQYRIYENNRSGNKAKAAKNRWLVYRRYLGYSLVKSLWYFAHYTLNGLRKYQGIQNQQ; this is encoded by the coding sequence ATGCAAGAAGGGCTTTGTTCAGTCATTGTTCCGGCATACAACTGTGCAAGGACTCTTGCACAGAGTGTTGCCTCTGCAGTGGGGCAGACCTACTCAAATCTGGAGATTCTCATCATTGACGATGCCTCAACTGATGAGACGTGGGAGGTGATGCAGGAGCTTGCTGGTACGGATGAGCGGATCAAAGTAGTTCATCTGGAGAAGAACGGTGGGGTTGCGAAAGCTCGCAACCACCTTTTTTCGCTTGCGGTCGGCTCCTATATCGCATTCCTTGACAGCGATGACATCTGGCATGCAGACAAGCTGGAGAAGCAGATAGCACTGCTTCAATCCTCTGGATGTGATCTTGTGTACTCCAGCTACTCCTTCATCGATGGGGATGGCAGGGCGATCGGAAAGACCAAGATTGTTCCTTCTGCTTGCTCTCTGAAAGCCGTGCTCAAGGAGAATTTCATTCTCCCCTCAACCGTTGTCATGCGTTCATCCTGGGTAAGGAATCACACGATGGATGGCTCCTATGCCCATGAGGATTTGGTGTTTTGGCTGGGCTTGTTCCAAGATGGCCTTACTGCAGTGGGAAATCCTGAGGTACTCATCCAATACAGGATTTATGAGAATAACCGCTCAGGAAACAAGGCAAAGGCAGCGAAGAACCGCTGGCTTGTCTATCGCCGGTACCTTGGTTACTCACTGGTGAAATCCTTGTGGTATTTTGCACATTACACTCTCAATGGACTGCGTAAGTACCAAGGTATCCAAAACCAGCAATAG